A segment of the Lolium perenne isolate Kyuss_39 chromosome 3, Kyuss_2.0, whole genome shotgun sequence genome:
CACTGTATCCAAAGTTGTACAATATTTTCATAACCTTTTCCAGGCCATGCTACATTATATATTTAGATAATCTTTCAACATTTTTTATTTGCCATATTTCCTCCGAAATGgtcccgctgcaacgcgcggggtatctttTAGTATTTTGAGTTTTTTAGCCAGGTGAAATCTTTGCCTTTCCGAACTTGTTGTAGCCAATAGTTTTTTCCGCAAAAGGGAGATCCCCGGCCTGTTCAAATTTCAGATGTGTTAAGTAGCTTGAGCGCTCATCCATGTCTTACGATCTGGATGGTTCACAAGTTAGCATCAGATTTAGTACCTTGCTGGGCACTTCATTTTGATAGTAACTGGCAGGCAGTGAGTACTGTTGGACAAAGTTAGTTCTGTACTAATCTCCACATTGGTCACAGTTTCTGAATCTATTGCTGTAAGATCTTTGAGGCCCATGGCACCCAAGTTCTTCGCTGTCAATGACATATCCCAACTTACAAAATGTATTTGGTAAAATGGTGCTGCTTAGCTTTGCCTTGATTGATATTTCGTTCCAACTCCGCAACCTCCTCCAGACATTCTTCAAGATCTGAAGTATTTTTCATTCCTAGCTTTCAATGAAATATTCAAAATTTCCTTAACAGTCTCCCTCATGACCTTGGTATGCATTGTCGCTACCTAGGAGTGACCATACAATCAGTTAAATTGCCTTTTGTCAGAAAATTTTGCCTACCAAGCAGTCACTCGTTTCTATATGTTCTAATGCAAATTATAGCTTTGTAACGATGTATCCTTTTTTATCTGTAACTGTACTTCATTGTTTTCTTGTTGAAACATTGTACGGTGATTAATCAACCAAATTTTACATGGTGTATGTTTTTTACTTTTGTGCATGTTCAGCACTCTATATTTTTCTCAAATTACCAGTATCATCAAGCATGGCCTATTCCCTTCATGATTTACAGTGTGCCGCTGGTCATGTTATTTGTTCGACCTGCTATGAGAAGCTCCTGGAGAAAGACTATTGCCAGCTGTGCTCGGTCAGCGCCAGCTACAGCAGGTGCTTTGCAGTAGAGCGTGTCCTGCAGTCTGTCAAGGTCCGATGCTCCAATGCTGGGTATGGATGCATGGCCAAGATGCCCTACTATGAGATTCAGGATCACGAGATGAACTGCCTGAAAGGATTTTGTGACTTCAGTGGGTCAAACATCGTGCAGTCCATGCCCCTGCACCATGGGTTACCAACGGACTGCTACACACTTGTGATCCCAAAGGTTTCTTGTTAGCAGCTCTTCTACTGCCGCACAGGGTGAAGGCAACACGGGTCCAGCGTTACGACCCACAAGGCCCTCGAGGGACATCAGGCCCAACCGTCGCCACTGTGGGCCGGAGTGGACCAAGTGAGGCCACCCGTCTCTTGCCCCTGCTACAAGACTACAGTGGGTTGCTGTCGAGGACGGCATCCAGAGGATCAcgaacgacgacggcggcggctacTTCCTGTAATAGGATAGTTCATCTCCACGGAGAAACTTGTATCTGGGGCTATGCCTTGAATCTCGTAGCCACTTGTGAGAATCTATAGAGAGATCTACCGATACCCTAACATCTGGTATCAGATTGCCAATCGATCCCCCCAAATCCAATATCCCCACCACCAAAATTAGGGAAACCCGCAGGTTTACCTCAGATCACCGCCGCCTACTGGATGCCATGGATCCAGCGCTCAAGGCGTACTTGGACGGCATGCGGGCGGATGCGGCCGCACTGCAGGCGTCGATCGACGCTGTCCAGGCCAAGCAAGACGACATGGCGAACCAGATCGAGTACCAGTCCACGCACCTGCTCGATCTGAGCGGCTGGAAGCCGGAACTGGAGGAGCGCTTCGCCAGGCTCGAGACCACCGTCGCCGAACTCCAGCGAGCGCAGTCGGGCCACGCGACTGCGCCTAACGCGACCCTTCATCAAGCGCAGCCGCCATCCGCGGCAGCTGCGAGTGGATCGGGAGTTACTTTCTCCAACCCCCTCTTCGTCGCTGACGGAGCGATCCACGGGCCAGATGGCCGCCGCGAGGACATCAAACCCGGGGGTTTTCCGGCGGTGATTCTCGGGTCACCGTCGGTACCTCCGGTCAAGGGTACGCACTTCCTCCAGACACCAACAACCAATGATTCCGACATGCAACTTGTTAGCAGCCAAATTTTAGCGGGTCTAGGTTCCAATGCTCCCCACTTCCCTTTTCCACCATTTACCGGCGATAACCCTAACCTCTGGGTAACATTAGCGGAGCAGTATTTCGCTATGTTCGCTATTCATGAGTCATATTGGGTCACCATGGGCATTTTGCATTTCTCAGGGGCGGCTGGTATTTGGTTGCAATCTGTTAGGAAGAAAATAGCATCTCTGGATTGGATTTCATTCACATCTTTGTTGTGCACTAGGTTTGGAAGGGATCGTCACCAGTTGCTTATTAGGCAATTTTACACCATTAAGCAAACTAGCACTGTGGCAGATTACATAGAAAGATTTGATGTCCTTATGAATCATCTAGTTTCTTATTCAGATACAACTCACCCATATTATTTCTTGACTCGTTTTATTGAGGGACTCCGGGCTGATATTCGTTCCGTGGTCATGGTGCAAAGACCTACGGACCTGGATACTGCATGCTCACTGGCGCTGCTCCAAGAGGAGGTTGCAGAGGGAGAAGCCGTGTCACCCCCAAGGCAGATTGAGCATCGTTATCTCCGCTTTCCAGCAAAATCGGTGCAATCTCACATGTCATCTGCAACACCAAGCCCTTCAAGCAAATCAGTTGACAGTAGAGGAATGGATTCAGCACGTAGCAGTACCAACCAGGACAGGATAACTGCCTTGAGAAATTACCGCAGAGCTAAGGGCCTCTGTTTTAAATGTGGTGAGAAATGGGGTCATGAACATGTGTGCCCATCCACTGTACAGATGCACATTGTCGAGGAATTGTGGGCGATGTTTTCTCAGGAAGAGCTCACAGGAGTTGAGGGTCCAGATTCTAGTTCGGAAGAAGTGGAAACAGCATGTTCCATCTCAATCCATGCACTCACAGGGTTATCGGCAGGAACTTCTGGCGTGATTCAACTTCAAGCTTTCATTAACAACCATGAAGTCTTGCTGCTAGTTGACTCAGGGAGCTCTACCTCTTTCATCAACCGACAGTTGGCCTCTAAGCTAAATGCTAGTCAACCTCTGCCAACTGCTTGCCGTGTCAACGTCGCAGATGGGTCACAACAGCGCTGTTCAGAATATATACCTAAATGCCAATGGTCATCTCAAGGGCATCAATTCCACACCGACCTCAAGATAATTACACTGGGCGCCTTTGATGTCATCTTAGGCATGGATTGGCTGGAGAAGCACAACCCTCATATCGATTGGGTAGAAAAGACTTTAACTATGCAGACAAGTGAGGGAGAAAAATTTCTGCAAGGGCACCGTAACCACCAAATTCAGTGTGCAGCCATCTCAGCAGATGAATTGGCAACAATATGTCGACAGGGATCTGTGGCGCATCTCATCCATGTTTATTCTCTGAATGAGGATGCCAGAACTGAAGAAATAACACCAGCAGAAATTCAGTCAGTTATAGCCCAGTTCTCAGAGGTTTTTGAGGAACCCACAGGCTTACCACCTCGGCGAGCCTGTGACCACAAGATTCCCCTGATTCAGGGCGCACAACCAGTCAACACACGTGCATACCGTCACAAACCTGAACTCAAGTCGGAGATTGACAAACAAGTGCAAGAATTGCTTGAAGCTGGGATTATACAACGCAGCACCAGCCAATTCTCCTCCCCAGCaatccttgtcaagaaaaaggacGGCACCTGGCGTCTATGTATCGACTACCGTGCCCTAAATTCCATGACAGTCGTTCACAAATTTCCAGTCCCCGTGATCGACGAGCTGCTTGACGAGCTGTCAGGAGCCTGTTGGTTCTCTAGAATGGATTTGAGGGCCGGCTATCACCAAATTCGGCTGGCACCTAGCGAGGAGTTTAAGACAGCATTCCAAACTCATGCAGGCCATTGGGAGTACACAGTTATGCCCTTCGGACTGGCTGGAGCGCCGGCGACCTTCTTAGGCGCAATGAATGATACTTTGCAGCCGTTGCTCAGGAAATGTGTAGTGGTATTTTTTGATGATATCTTGGTATACAGTCGTAGCCTTCCTGAGCACATTCTGCACCTGAACCAAGTACTGCAACTCCTCAAGAAAGATGATTGGAAAGTTAAGAAGTCTAAATGTGCATTCGGGCAGCAGCAGATAGCATACTTGGGTCACACCATCAACAATACCGGTGTTTCTTCTGACCCTGACAAGATCATCAAAGTGGCTAAATGGCCCACTCCCACATCCAGCAAGGATGTCAGAAGCTTCTTAGGCTTAGCTGGGTATTACCGAAAATTCGTCAAGCACTTTGGTATAATTGCCAGACCCCTCTTTAATCTGCTGAAAAAGAATACCCCCTTTCTCTGGACAGAGGCCACTGAAGAAGCTTTCCAATTACTGAAACAAAGTTTGGTCGAGGCACCTGTGCTTAAGTTACCTGACTTCAGTAGAAAGTTCGTGATCGACACGGACGCCTGTGACACAGGAGTGGGCGCAGTATTGCAACAAGATGGACACCCAATCGCCTATATGAGCAAACCTCTCAGCCCCAAAAACCGTGGCCTctccacatatgagaaagagtgtaTCGCAATTCTGATGGCAGTTGAGCAGTGGAGAGCATACTTACAACATCAAGAATTCTTGATACGCACAGACCAGAAAAGTCTGGTGCACTTGGAGGAACAACGACTAACAACTGTTTGGCAGCAAAAAGCTTTTACAAAACTCCTGGGGCTCCAATTCAAAATTTGCTACCGCAAAGGTCCAGAGAATAGAGCCGCTGACGCCCTTTCTCGCCGGCAGCACCCGGAACTAGCGACATTAAACACTATCACAGAAGTGCAACCAGTTTGGCTCGATGAGGTGCAAGCTAGTTATGCCCAGAACAAACATGCCCTCAATTGGATTCGCAAGCTGCAACAAGGACCTGATCCTAAGGGAAGATTCTCATGGATGAATAACATGTTGTATTTCCGCAAGCGAATCTGGCTAGGTGGCTCACCAGAAATACAACAGAAAATTCTAGCTGCTTTCCAtgcaagcaagattggtggccatTCAGGGTTCCCAGCTACCTATGCACGTCTTCGACGCCTTTTTGCCTGGccaaaaatgaaaaagcaaactAAGGAGTTCGTGCAAACTTGCCTCATCTGCCAACAGGCAAAGCCAGACAGAAGCAAATACCCGGGTCTCCTTGAGCCACTACCCACACCAGACGCTGCATGGCAGACAGTAACGATGGATTTTATCGAGGGACTCCCGACATCTGGAACTGCCAACAGCATTATGGTAGTAGTCGACAAGTATACTCGTTATGCACACTTCATTCCACTCCACCATCCATTTACAGCAGCTAAAGTAGCAGCAGCGTATATGACCAATGTCTTCAAACTACACAGCCTCCCTAAGGTAATGATTTCCGACAGAGACCCTATCTTTACAAGCAGATTCTGGAAAGAGCTCTTTCAATTGCTAGGTAGCGAGTTGAGAATGAGTTCCGCTTATCATCCACAAACGGATGGGCAATCTGAGCGCGTCAACCAGTGCCTCGAGATCTATCTCCGATGCTTTACACATGCCTGCCCTACCAAATGGAGTCAATACCTGGCATTTGCAGAGTACTGGTATAATACTAGCTACCATTCGGCAATACAAATGTCACCATTTGTTGCACTGTACGGCCATGAGCCAAGGCATTGGGGGCTAGATTCCAGCTACACCTGTTCTGCACCTTCTCTTGAGGAATGGTTGGATGAACGCAAACACATTCAACTAGTGCTGCAACAGAATCTGCACCGGGCCAGACAATATATGAAGAACCAAGCTGACAAGAAGAGGACAGAGCGCAAGTTTGAGCTGCGGGATGAAGTTTTTGTCAAACTACAACCCTATGTGCAGTCGTCAGTGTTGCGCCGCTCCAACCAGAAGTTGGCTTTCCGCTACTTCGGACCATACAGTGTGATCAAAATCATTAATCCAGTTGCTTATGAGCTCGCTCTGCCCCAGGGATCAAAAGTACACCCAGTATTTCACGTCTCCCAGCTGCGCAAGGTTCTAAAACCAGGTACGCCCATTGCCACTAAGCTTCCTGATAATACTGACCGTGTCTACAACCCTGTGAAGATATTGGCACATCGCTGGCGGCAGACGCCGACTGGACGGCGGGAACAAGTGCAAGTGCAGTGGCCTCCAGATTGCGAGCTGGACATCACCTGGGAAGATAAAGTCGAGCTGCAGACAAGATTCCCTGATTCAGTGGCTTGGGGGCAAGCCATAGCTCAAGGGGGGAGGGATGTTAGCAGCTCTTCTACTGCCGCACAGGGTGAAGGCAACACGGGTCCAGCGTTACGACCCACAAGGCCCTCGAGGGACATCAGGCCCAACCGTCGCCACTGTGGGCCGGAGTGGACCAAGTGAGGCCACCCGTCTCTTGCCCCTGCTACAAGACTACAGTGGGTTGCTGTCGAGGACGGCATCCAGAGGATCAcgaacgacgacggcggcggctacTTCCTGTAATAGGATAGTTCATCTCCACGGAGAAACTTGTATCTGGGGCTATGCCTTGAATCTCGTAGCCACTTGTGAGAATCTATAGAGAGATCTACCGATACCCTAACATTTCTCCATCCGTAAGAATGAACATCAGTATCAACAATCATGAGAGCAAGATCGGCAATCGTGAGGACAAGAGGATGCATGATAAGAAGACTTCAAATTGTGATAATAAGAGTTCAACGGTATGGCATAGCAAGAGTAGAAAAATTAGGAAAGCTCCGATCCAGCCATTTCCTAGTATTGAACTTGTCTGCTAAAGGCTTCTCCTGTTATTGTTTATGAAATGCAGAGATCTGTTGTGAAGATGGGTCcctgtggaggtggtggtggcaatgcttGGAAGATGGACATGTGTGGCATCAACCGCATTGTGAAGGTGGTTGTCCGCCACGGCACCGCGGTTGATGCCATGTCGGTGTTCTATGAGCAGGAAGGCCAGGAGAAGAAGACCAAGCTCTGGGGAGGAACTGGAGGAAAACGCTCAGAGGTATAAGTTACAACTTGCAACCCATCACATTCTTGTTGAGAGATGTCACAGTGTCACTTCATGCAGTGACTTGATAGCGATAAATTTTCATTTTGGCATGTCTAGATCTGCCTGAAGCCGGGCGAGTATTTGACAAGTGTCAAAGGCCACTACGGCTTGTACAACAACTGGTTCGTCATACGGTCGCTCACTTTCGTGAGCAACCGTCGCAATTTCGGGCCATATGGGAAGGAGGAAGGGTCGCCATTCAAGCTCCCTGCGACTGGTGGAAAGATCATTGGCTTCCACGGGCGCTCCGGTGGCCTCCTGGACGCTCTTGGCACCTATGTCAAGATGGGCTAGCTGTTTAACTTCTGTACAATGATGGGGGGAGGGAGTCGGGACTTAAGATGCTATGTAATGCTTAATCTAGCCAGATGCTTCTTCTAAACTCTGTTATGTAGCAACGCATTACTTTTGCTTCTGCTGTGACTTGTCAGTTGATGAATGAACAGTCCTTTAGAGTGACTGCGGAACTTATATTTGATGCTTCAAAACCTGGTGATGGTCCTCTTATTTCAATCGTATGCATGCCGTTATCTTGAATCTGGATTAGCCAGTTCATGCTGATGTTCTGAAAAAACAAGCCATATCCCTTTTTTTTATTCACTAATTCACGATTGTCGATAACCATAATAAGGTCAGGGAGCAGCCGAACAGGGTGCCAAGTATGCTGAATTGCTGAGCTCAAGGCCCGTCCTTGGACTGTAGGGATTTCATAAGATTTTTGCGGGATTTCTATCCTTCAATATATTTTCGTATCAATTGTCTTCGGATAAATGTTACTCCTTCCGTTCGGATTAAATGGACGCAAGTGAATGTCGTTTTCAGCGAGTACTCCTTTAGAAAAACAGTTTGGATCAGGTCGATTGAAAACGTTATGCATTAAATTTATATGACACAATTCCATAGGGATCATCCCGTCCAGTCTCTTTGTTAGACTAGTCGTGCAGAAATGATGCATTTTTCCCATATTTTTTCATGTGTTTTGTCCAAACAAATGTTCCTGCAACTTTATTGTGTTTTGACCTGAAGAAAAAACTTTATTGTGTTTTGAGTTTTCTATGGACATGTTTGGTAGCCTGGGCATCCCTTGGCTCGCATGGGGAGTCCAGTTTTTGGCTTGTTTGATTTCCTGGGCTCCTCCACGGTGTTGCATCGCATGCTTTTTGAAGCAGCTCCGGGCCCGGGCGAGGAGAAACGCTCGAATCGGCCATttctagcaagccatccaaatctCGCAGGGAGCTGATGCAAATTTCCTGGGCTCCTCCACGGTGTTGCATCGCATGCTTTTTGAAGCAGCTCCGGGCCAGGGCGAGGAGAAACGTTCGAATCGGCCGTTTCCAGCGAGGCATCCAAATCTCGCGACGCATGAACGGGAACAAGGAGGGGGATGGCGCGAGCTGCGTCGCGCATCGGCGAAAAGTGAAAAGGGGGCGCGAAAGATATCGTCACCTCCCGCTGCGCCCCATCGTCTATTTCAACCCCCTCGCCCACTATCCCCCCGAATTTCGAGTTCCACCTCCCGTTGGCAAGCTGGTAAGCGGCACACAGATCTCCGTTGGGCGACAACGACGGTGgcgacgaaggcggcggcgactgcATCTCggcgacttcatcttcttcctcgtgcTTCACTTCTTCACCTTCAAcgatgtgacgccccggaaccggtatcctgaggattccagcgatcccgccgaaatccgcacgatatcgattctaagacgccctccgacacgacgtgcgcgacgagtcACACACGTGAtgtcagaggaattaacacgagcggtaacattacaacaggattacaatagagcccacaagatacatatattacaacaacgactccaacgagtcaagatacaaatatacaattcaaagatccaaatcatacagaagatcgaatacgtccgagtacggacaagatacaaattggactaagagtcctgaagataaccagtggcgtccataaccctgcccaggccaagccggaagggtaaccttgctaacgtcgccatctcgtacctgtcaaagtcggaccatcggttgccgacaaaagggaggaagcaaaagagaaagaggaaaggcgagagtaagtaccaaggaacgaacttcggcacgtacttagcgagactagaaatggctatgctcgccggacGAGTATAAATATATACCGCCTGGGgcgatatggtaggtttagcggcagcaaaactataaccaatagagacacgctacaacatccgtctaatcagagaagataagagagcgcacaaggtaacagataaatactacacaaacataacccagccgattacacatatcccctccaacaattgcgaagaggcaatgtaaagggcactcaacggtggacaagttttattaggtatcggttgtactAGTGCTATATTACTACACAAATTATTATTAGGTTATTAACAACAAGtacaaggtgtaagttgttctatgatcaagctatacaattccaagtcgtccatatccgtggacacggcttatcgataagatgtacaccctgcaggggtttccca
Coding sequences within it:
- the LOC127340989 gene encoding uncharacterized protein, whose amino-acid sequence is MKAAVATDVTVDLAGLDCTLCLDLLRPPVFQCAAGHVICSTCYEKLLEKDYCQLCSVSASYSRCFAVERVLQSVKVRCSNAGYGCMAKMPYYEIQDHEMNCLKGFCDFSGSNIVQSMPLHHGLPTDCYTLVIPKVSPSVRMNISINNHESKIGNREDKRMHDKKTSNCDNKSSTRSVVKMGPCGGGGGNAWKMDMCGINRIVKVVVRHGTAVDAMSVFYEQEGQEKKTKLWGGTGGKRSEICLKPGEYLTSVKGHYGLYNNWFVIRSLTFVSNRRNFGPYGKEEGSPFKLPATGGKIIGFHGRSGGLLDALGTYVKMG